From Triticum urartu cultivar G1812 chromosome 2, Tu2.1, whole genome shotgun sequence, a single genomic window includes:
- the LOC125536574 gene encoding calcium-dependent protein kinase 20, which translates to MGNCCATPPAVDGGGGGAGKQQKEPKQRKGKKPNPFSIEYNRSAPPGASRLVVLRDPTGTGRDIAERYELGGELGRGEFGVTYLCTDRATREALACKSISKKKLRTAVDVEDVRREVEIMRHLPKHPNIVTLRDTYEDDNAVHLVMELCEGGELFDRIVARGHYTERAAAVVTKTIVEVVQMCHKHGVMHRDLKPENFLFANKKETAALKAIDFGLSVFFTPGERFSEIVGSPYYMAPEVLKRNYGQEVDVWSAGVILYILLCGVPPFWAETEQGVAQAIIRSVIDFKRDPWPRVSDNAKDLVRGMLNPDPRRRLTAQQVLDHPWLQNIKKAPNVNLGETVKARLQQFSVMNKFKKHALRVIAEHLSVEEVAGIKDMFEKMDLNKDSMINFDELKLGLNKLGHQMPDADVQILMDAADADGNGCLDYGEFVTLSVHLKKIGNDEHLHKAFGYFDRNKSGYIEIDELRESLADDLGPNHEEVINAIIRDVDTDKDGKISFDEFVAMMKAGTDWRKASRQYSRERFTSLSLKLQKDGSLQITSTQ; encoded by the exons ATGGGCAACTGCTGCGCGACGCCGCCGGcggtggacggcggcggcggcggcgccgggaaGCAGCAGAAGGAGCCGAAGCAGAGGAAGGGCAAGAAGCCCAACCCCTTCTCCATCGAGTACAACCGGTCGGCGCCGCCGGGGGCCTCCAGGCTGGTGGTGCTGCGGGACCCCACGGGGACGGGCCGGGACATCGCCGAGCGGTACGAGCTCGGCGGGGAGCTCGGCCGCGGGGAGTTCGGGGTCACCTACCTCTGCACCGACCGCGCCACCCGGGAGGCCCTCGCCTGCAAGTCCATCTCCAAGAAGAAGCTCCGCACCGCGGTGGACGTCGAGGACGTGCGCCGCGAGGTGGAGATCATGCGCCACCTCCCCAAGCACCCCAACATCGTCACCCTCAGGGACACGTACGAGGACGACAATGCCGTGCACCTCGTCATGGAGCTCTGCGAGGGCGGGGAGCTCTTCGACCGGATCGTCGCCCGGGGACACTACACGGAGCGCGCCGCAGCTGTGGTCACCAAGACCATCGTCGAGGTCGTGCAG ATGTGCCATAAGCATGGAGTGATGCACCGGGACCTCAAACCAGAGAATttcttgtttgcaaacaagaaAGAAACCGCCGCGCTGAAAGCAATTGATTTTGGCCTGTCTGTTTTTTTCACTCCAG GCGAACGGTTCTCTGAGATTGTTGGAAGTCCTTATTACATGGCTCCAGAGGTGTTGAAGAGAAACTATGGCCAAGAGGTGGATGTTTGGAGTGCAGGAGTGATTCTTTACATCCTTCTTTGTGGTGTCCCTCCATTCTGGGCAG AAACTGAACAAGGTGTTGCTCAAGCAATTATCCGGTCTGTCATTGACTTTAAAAGAGATCCATGGCCTAGGGTCTCAGATAATGCAAAAGACCTTGTAAGGGGAATGCTTAACCCAGATCCAAGGAGGCGTTTGACAGCTCAGCAAGTGCTTG ATCATCCCTGGTTGCAGAATATTAAGAAGGCTCCAAATGTCAATTTGGGTGAGACAGTTAAGGCCAGACTTCAACAGTTCTCTGTGATGAACAAGTTCAAGAAGCATGCACTTAGG GTCATAGCTGAGCATCTTTCGGTAGAAGAGGTGGCCGGCATAAAGGATATGTTTGAAAAGATGGACCTTAACAAAGATAGTATGATTAATTTTGATGAACTGAAGCTTGGACTGAATAAACTTGGCCACCAAATGCCTGATGCAgatgtccaaatactaatggatGCT GCTGACGCTGATGGAAATGGGTGCTTAGACTATGGAGAATTTGTTACTCTGTCTGTTCACCTGAAAAAGATCGGCAATGACGAACATCTGCACAAGGCATTTGGATACTTTGATCGGAACAAGAGTGGATATATTGAAATTGATGAACTCCGGGAGTCATTAGCTGATGATCTGGGACCAAATCATGAAGAGGTTATCAATGCCATCATCCGTGATGTGGACACTGATAAG GATGGCAAGATAAGCTTTGATGAGTTTGTGGCAATGATGAAGGCCGGAACCGACTGGAGGAAAGCCTCGAGACAATATTCGAGAGAACGGTTCACTAGCCTCAGCTTGAAGCTGCAGAAGGACGGATCGTTGCAGATAACAAGTACCCAATAG